A part of Tigriopus californicus strain San Diego chromosome 10, Tcal_SD_v2.1, whole genome shotgun sequence genomic DNA contains:
- the LOC131888682 gene encoding C-type lectin domain family 4 member F-like yields MRCKSTYCQGVAFNRDQSLCLYGGFQSDPTTLEGEEYIEVWTLGPLETYIITEDTRIATIPPNDCRLYPDWISKPNGKRYFFTSEYMPWKDQKEFCESRQARLATVKSNEDEEIVFELTAGYETWLGLTNRAGERCENESCNGKLFWSDGSMFQYDPAIYSKPMIGDSAHFCLRLRNVEYNDRDCSDSKAGLCEVVCS; encoded by the exons ATGCGCTGCAAATCCACATATTGTCAAGGAGTGGCTTTCAATCGAGATCAGAGCCTTTGTCTATACGGAGGCTTCCAATCTGATCCAACAACCCTTGAGGGTGAAGAATACATTGAAGTTTGGACATTGG GACCATTGGAAACTTATATCATTACAGAGGACACTCGGATTGCCACCATTCCACCCAATGATTGCCGACTTTATCCTGATTGGATCAGCAAACCCAACGGAAAAAGATACTTCTTCACATCTGAGTATATGCCCTGGAAAgatcaaaaagaattttgcGAATCCCGACAGGCTCGATTGGCGACGGTCAAATCcaacgaggacgaggagatTGTGTTTGAACTCACAG cCGGATACGAAACTTGGCTGGGTCTGACCAATCGTGCCGGTGAAAGATGTGAGAATGAATCATGCAATGGGAAGTTATTTTGGAGCGAtggttcaatgtttcaatatGATCCAGCAATTTACTCCAAGCCCATGATAGGGGATTCGGCACACTTTTGCCTTCGGCTCCGGAATGTGGAATATAACGACAGAGATTGTTCCGATTCTAAGGCTGGACTGTGCGAAGTCGTTTGCTCTTAA